One genomic region from Novipirellula caenicola encodes:
- a CDS encoding sugar phosphate isomerase/epimerase family protein: protein MMKRRQFIQNTLAAGTSAAIACQSFANPVAAREPIDRSGPPRFQLGLAAYSFRSYFSFMKERPQKPADDGPAIDMAGFIDYCTMHGFDAAELTSYFFDPLPTDDYFLELKRKAFQQGVAIAGTAIGNDFTVGKGPKLRQQIQDAIKWIDNAAILGAPHVRFFAGTKKQIDEQPERMPEAIAALEECAEHAAAKGIFLGVENHGQLTAQQCLRIMQQVQSPWVGMNLDTGNFISDDPYADLVQCVPYAVNVQVKTTMKSPSGKKTPADLDRIGKILRDAGYQGFVVLEYEEESPYTHVPKVADSLRKALGI, encoded by the coding sequence ATGATGAAACGACGACAATTTATTCAGAACACTTTGGCTGCAGGGACCAGTGCCGCGATCGCGTGTCAATCATTCGCCAATCCGGTTGCGGCGCGAGAGCCGATTGACCGCTCTGGGCCTCCGCGTTTCCAACTAGGGTTAGCCGCCTACTCATTCCGCAGCTATTTTTCGTTCATGAAGGAACGGCCACAAAAACCGGCCGACGATGGTCCTGCGATCGACATGGCCGGGTTCATCGACTACTGCACGATGCACGGTTTTGATGCTGCCGAATTGACGAGTTACTTCTTTGACCCGCTGCCGACCGACGACTACTTTCTCGAACTAAAACGCAAGGCGTTCCAGCAAGGCGTGGCCATCGCAGGCACGGCGATTGGCAACGACTTTACCGTCGGCAAAGGCCCCAAGCTGAGACAACAGATTCAAGACGCCATTAAATGGATCGACAACGCCGCGATTCTCGGTGCACCGCATGTCCGCTTTTTTGCCGGCACGAAAAAACAAATCGACGAACAGCCCGAGCGAATGCCCGAAGCGATCGCGGCGCTCGAAGAGTGTGCCGAGCATGCCGCGGCGAAAGGAATTTTCCTAGGCGTCGAGAATCACGGTCAACTGACGGCCCAGCAATGTTTACGCATCATGCAGCAGGTTCAGAGCCCCTGGGTGGGCATGAATCTTGATACCGGGAATTTTATCTCCGATGACCCGTACGCGGACCTAGTGCAATGCGTCCCTTATGCCGTGAACGTTCAAGTCAAAACGACGATGAAATCGCCGTCGGGAAAAAAGACTCCCGCGGACTTGGACCGCATCGGCAAAATTTTGCGAGATGCCGGCTATCAAGGATTCGTGGTTTTGGAATACGAGGAAGAATCGCCATACACGCACGTTCCCAAGGTGGCCGATTC
- a CDS encoding TIGR00282 family metallophosphoesterase: MRILFLGDVVGKPGYTAVLQHAEPLRKELRLDALVVNAENAADGSGLTSRQYRRLVDAGVDAMTLGDHIYREKEITKTLQTSKRIVKPANFPPDAPGKCWTIVKTSGGGSLAIVSLLGRVFMRPVDCPFIAIDRVLEEIGDATKQILVDVHAEATSDKQAIGRYLDGRVTAVLGTHTHVPTADGCIFPGGTAFQCDVGMCGPYASIIGRDIKRVTQTTRTFEPCHFHVATDDVRLCGAIVQSDVNGRATSIERFERRIDK, encoded by the coding sequence ATGCGAATCCTGTTTCTCGGTGACGTTGTCGGCAAACCTGGCTACACCGCCGTGCTGCAACACGCCGAACCGCTGCGTAAAGAGTTGCGATTGGATGCATTGGTCGTCAACGCAGAAAACGCAGCCGATGGATCAGGGTTGACCTCGCGTCAATATCGTCGTTTGGTGGATGCTGGCGTCGATGCGATGACGCTAGGTGACCATATCTATCGTGAGAAAGAGATCACGAAAACGCTTCAAACAAGCAAGCGGATTGTCAAACCCGCCAACTTTCCTCCCGATGCCCCCGGCAAGTGCTGGACGATCGTGAAAACCAGCGGCGGGGGCTCGCTTGCGATCGTGTCGCTGTTGGGGCGAGTCTTCATGCGTCCGGTCGATTGCCCCTTCATCGCGATCGATCGGGTGTTGGAAGAAATTGGCGACGCGACAAAACAGATTCTTGTGGATGTTCATGCCGAAGCGACCAGCGACAAACAGGCGATTGGTCGTTATTTGGATGGACGTGTCACGGCGGTGCTTGGCACGCATACTCATGTGCCCACTGCCGATGGTTGTATCTTTCCCGGTGGCACCGCGTTCCAGTGTGATGTGGGCATGTGCGGCCCGTATGCAAGTATCATCGGGCGTGACATTAAACGCGTGACCCAGACAACGCGTACGTTTGAACCGTGCCATTTTCACGTCGCAACCGACGACGTGCGGCTTTGTGGGGCGATTGTCCAATCGGATGTGAATGGCCGAGCGACATCGATCGAGCGGTTTGAACGACGCATTGATAAATGA
- a CDS encoding low molecular weight protein-tyrosine-phosphatase has product MTKRILFVCMGNICRSPAGEAVMKRFAQEYGVDLEVDSAATQAFHVGELADPRMRSAAEARGYELTSRARVVTAADLDPKRFDLVLAMDAEIHAFLHDLRKGSKSHIRMFGDYLDDEWPNDVPDPYYGEEEGFGEVLDMLEEGCPLIMQTLAGEDIFEGEFDDI; this is encoded by the coding sequence ATGACAAAACGAATCCTATTTGTATGTATGGGAAATATCTGCCGTTCGCCTGCTGGTGAGGCAGTAATGAAGCGATTCGCCCAAGAATATGGTGTCGATTTGGAAGTCGATTCGGCGGCGACGCAGGCGTTTCACGTTGGGGAACTCGCCGATCCGAGAATGCGTTCGGCCGCCGAAGCACGCGGTTACGAATTGACCAGCCGTGCTCGAGTGGTCACGGCGGCCGATCTAGACCCCAAACGATTTGATTTGGTCCTGGCCATGGACGCCGAGATTCACGCCTTTTTGCACGACCTGCGAAAAGGGTCGAAGTCACACATCCGCATGTTTGGCGACTATCTCGATGACGAGTGGCCCAACGATGTTCCCGACCCGTATTACGGTGAAGAGGAAGGCTTCGGCGAAGTGCTCGATATGCTCGAGGAAGGCTGCCCGTTGATCATGCAAACGCTGGCGGGCGAGGATATCTTCGAAGGCGAATTCGACGACATTTGA